Sequence from the Euzebyales bacterium genome:
GGCAACGACCTCAGCGCGTCGGACGAGTCCCACGCCGACGGCCTGCTCGAGTATCCGCAGTACACGCGCCCGGCGAGCTTCCGCGGGATGGATGTGCCGCTCATCCTGCGCAGTGGGGACCACGCCCGCGTCGCCGCGTGGCGGCGCGAGCAGGCGATCGAGCGCACACGTCGGGTCAGGCCCGACCTCTACAGGCGCTGGAAGGCGGCCGGGAGCGTGATGCCCGTGGATCCGGCGGACGCGCGCGATTGAAGCGCCCACCTCGGTGAAGCTATCCTCTTACAGACCGACTTCTGACCGGCCCGTCGTCCGTTGGGCCTCGCACCGAACCTGCACGCGAAAGATGTGCTGCCATGAACCCGACCGACATGATCGACCTCGAGAACCTGCGTGACGACGTGCCCGAGTTCCGGGCCGGTGACCGCGTGCGCGTCCACGTCCGCGTGGTCGAGGGCAACCGCTCGAGGATCCAGGTCTTCGAGGGGGACGTGATCGCGCGTCGCGGCAGTGGCGTGAGCGAGACGTTCACGGTCCGCAAGATCAGCTTCAACGGCATCGGCGTCGAGCGCACGTTCCCGGTGCACGCGCCCGTCATCGATCACATCGAGGTCGTCCGCCGTGGGCGCGTTCGTCGCGCCAAGCTGTACTACCTGCGGGACCGCGTGGGCAAGAAGGCGAAGATCCGCGAGCGCCGCGACGTCGCGGGTGTCTGAGCGCCGCAGCGCTGCACTCCGTGGCTGACACCCATCAGGACATCGATCGCCGAGCGCCGGAGCGCGCTGCCGCGACCGACGACGGATCGCCATCCGCGGCGCGCCGCGTCGGTGGCTTCGTTGCGGAGCTGCCCGTGCTGCTGCTCGTGGCGTTCGTCCTGGCGCTACTGCTGCGCAGCTTCCTGATCCAGGCGTTCTTCATCCCGTCCGAGTCCATGGTCCCGACGCTCGAGATCGGCGACCGGGTGCTCGTCAACCGGCTCGCGTACCGCGTCGGTGAGCCGGAGCGCGGTGACATCGTGGTGTTCTCCGACGAGGCGGGGGCGCAGCGCAACAACGCCAACCCGCTCGCGGGAGGGTTGCGCTCCCTCGCGGCGGGACTCGGCCTCGCGCCGCCGTCCGAGCAGGACTTCATCAAGCGTGTGATCGGGCTGCCGGGCGAGACGATCGAGATCACCGACGGGGTGGTCTACATCAACGGGGAGCGGCTGGACGAGGCGCCGACCGACGAGGGGGGCTACCTGTCGACCCGCGACCGATCGTCGATGCCGGCCCAGCGCATCCCCGAAGGCGAGTACTT
This genomic interval carries:
- the rplS gene encoding 50S ribosomal protein L19; the encoded protein is MNPTDMIDLENLRDDVPEFRAGDRVRVHVRVVEGNRSRIQVFEGDVIARRGSGVSETFTVRKISFNGIGVERTFPVHAPVIDHIEVVRRGRVRRAKLYYLRDRVGKKAKIRERRDVAGV
- the lepB gene encoding signal peptidase I; this encodes MADTHQDIDRRAPERAAATDDGSPSAARRVGGFVAELPVLLLVAFVLALLLRSFLIQAFFIPSESMVPTLEIGDRVLVNRLAYRVGEPERGDIVVFSDEAGAQRNNANPLAGGLRSLAAGLGLAPPSEQDFIKRVIGLPGETIEITDGVVYINGERLDEAPTDEGGYLSTRDRSSMPAQRIPEGEYFVMGDNRPRSSDSRSLLGTISRDQMIGRAFVLVWPFDRAGLLQATDASTEQ